The sequence below is a genomic window from Methanoculleus sp. 7T.
AGCCGGTCCTCCCCGCCGTCCGGACCGGCTTTGCCGTCGCCTCCATCCGGGAGGAGGACGGGGGGTTTGCGGTCAGCGACGGCAGAGAGACCGTACATGCGGACCGCCTGATATCGACCATCCCGCTCCAGAACCTCCTTCCCTGCCTCGCCGACGTCCCGGCCGAGGTGCAGGCGGCGTGCGACGCCCTCCGCTACAACTCGCTCTGCTCAGTCTTCATCGGCCTTGCGGGCGATGTCCCCGATATATCGTGGCTCTACGTCCCCGACGAGGCAACGGGCCTCTTCAACCGGATATCGTTCCCCTCGAACTACAGCACGGAGGTCGCCCCGCAGGGTCACTCCTCGATCCTTGCCGAGATCACCTATAACGACGGAGATGCGGTCTCCCAGATGACGGACGCCGCCGTGATCGACCATACCGTTCGGTCGCTCATCACCGCCGGGATCATCCCCTCCCTCGATGCGGTCGTCTACACCGGCATCGAGCGGCAGAAGTTCGCCTATGTCGTCTACGACCTCGATTATCTGGAGAACATCGATATCGTCAGGAACTTCTGCCGGGAACGGGGCATCGACCTCGTCGGGCGGTTCTCCCGGTTCGAGTACCTCAACATGGACGGCTGCATCAGGAGTGCGATCGATTACGCGAAGGCGGCGAGGAGATGAAGGTCAACATCTTTGTCGAAGACTTCCGTTTCCTGCGGTATATCGGGTGCGCAACGGCGGCAAGGACCCTGTATAACCATCTTGCACTGCTCCCCGACATGGAGGTCGCCCGCAACTCGTATCGCGGCGACTTCGACCTGACCCACTACCACACCTTCGGCCCCTGGGCGATGTACCACCTGAAGTTCACCAAGGGCGTGAAGGTTCTGACCGCCCACTCGACCCCCCGGATAAACGAGGGCAACGTCGCCTTCTCAAAGAGGATAAACACGATATACCCGAGAG
It includes:
- a CDS encoding protoporphyrinogen/coproporphyrinogen oxidase, encoding MSVKSAVLGGGLTGVTLARLLHELGDDVTVLERDEKIGGLCRSRTESGFTFDVGGSHIIFSRDAEVLSFMLSVLGGNADRRKRNTKILYKGRYVKYPFENGLYQLPAEDRFFCINEFVKNLIAVEKGEVPPPTNFAEWITYTFGRGIAECYMVPYNEKIWNYPADRMSHHWVEGRIPRPPVEDIIKSAIGIETEGYVHQAVFSYPVKGGIEALVRGIAEPVLPAVRTGFAVASIREEDGGFAVSDGRETVHADRLISTIPLQNLLPCLADVPAEVQAACDALRYNSLCSVFIGLAGDVPDISWLYVPDEATGLFNRISFPSNYSTEVAPQGHSSILAEITYNDGDAVSQMTDAAVIDHTVRSLITAGIIPSLDAVVYTGIERQKFAYVVYDLDYLENIDIVRNFCRERGIDLVGRFSRFEYLNMDGCIRSAIDYAKAARR